The Streptomyces aurantiacus genome includes a region encoding these proteins:
- a CDS encoding aldo/keto reductase, with translation MEQRHLGRTGLRVSRIGLGTLTWGRDTTEHDAADLLKGFWEAGGTLVDTADVYGDGEAEYLLGQLMEGLVPRRDLVISTKAGSVPDPDRRFDGSRGHLLSALDASLTRLGTDYVDLWQIHAFDPHAPLEETLQALDIAVSSGRARYAGVSNFCGWQLAKAATWQLASPGIRTRLASTQMEYSLLQRGVEREVLPAALDLGVGLLPSSPLGRGVLTGKYRHATPADSRGASEHLAPFVAPYLDDAASRIVDAVTTAADGLAVTPLQVALAWVRDRPGVVAPIIGARNAPQLTAALSVETLSLPDEICRALDDVSAPVHHYPDHDWSTL, from the coding sequence ATGGAGCAGAGGCATCTCGGCCGTACCGGCCTGCGCGTGTCCCGAATCGGACTCGGCACCCTCACCTGGGGCCGGGACACCACCGAGCATGACGCCGCCGACCTGTTGAAGGGGTTCTGGGAGGCGGGCGGAACACTCGTGGACACGGCCGACGTGTACGGGGACGGGGAGGCCGAGTACCTGCTCGGACAGCTCATGGAAGGGCTGGTACCGCGCCGGGATCTGGTGATCTCCACGAAGGCGGGCAGCGTGCCGGACCCGGACCGGCGCTTCGACGGCTCACGGGGGCACCTGCTGTCCGCCCTCGACGCCTCACTGACCCGGCTCGGCACGGACTATGTGGACCTGTGGCAGATCCACGCCTTCGACCCCCACGCGCCGCTGGAGGAGACCCTCCAGGCTCTCGACATCGCTGTCAGCAGCGGCCGGGCCCGGTATGCCGGTGTGTCCAACTTCTGCGGCTGGCAGCTCGCGAAGGCGGCCACCTGGCAGCTCGCCTCCCCCGGGATACGCACGCGGCTCGCCAGTACGCAGATGGAGTACTCCCTGCTGCAGCGCGGTGTCGAGCGCGAAGTGCTGCCCGCGGCGCTGGACCTGGGCGTCGGCCTGCTCCCGTCCTCCCCGCTGGGCCGCGGCGTGCTGACGGGCAAGTACCGGCACGCGACGCCCGCGGACTCGCGGGGCGCCTCAGAGCACCTGGCACCGTTCGTCGCGCCGTACCTGGACGACGCGGCGAGCCGCATAGTGGACGCGGTGACGACGGCGGCGGACGGCCTCGCGGTGACTCCGCTCCAGGTGGCCCTCGCCTGGGTCCGCGACCGGCCGGGGGTGGTCGCCCCCATCATCGGCGCGCGCAACGCGCCGCAGCTCACGGCCGCGTTGTCAGTGGAGACCCTTAGTCTTCCTGACGAGATCTGCCGAGCGCTCGACGACGTGTCGGCGCCCGTGCACCACTACCCCGATCACGACTGGAGCACGCTGTGA
- a CDS encoding LLM class F420-dependent oxidoreductase, which produces MQLGINLGYWGAGMDADNLAVAKEADRLGYSVCWAAEAYGSDAATVLTWVAAQTERIDVGSAIFQIPARQPAMTAMTAATLDSLSGGRFRLGLGVSGPQVSEGWYGVKFDKPLARTREYVEIVRRAMTRERLSYEGAHWTLPLPDGPGKPLKLTVHPEREHIPLYIAAIGPKNLQQTGEIADGALLIFPSAEHLEDTAVKHLRAGREKAGLTMDGFDVCPTLPLALGPEEGDKDVSALADMFRPYTALYVGGMGSRKQNFYNQLAQRMGYEKEAAEIQDKYLAGDKAGAAAAIPQQLIDQTTLLGSVDRIADRMAAYAAAGVTTLTLAPAGFTLDERLASLRAGSEALERAGLA; this is translated from the coding sequence ATGCAGCTCGGGATCAACCTCGGCTACTGGGGTGCCGGAATGGACGCGGACAACCTCGCCGTGGCCAAGGAGGCCGACCGCCTCGGCTACTCGGTCTGCTGGGCCGCGGAGGCGTACGGATCGGACGCGGCCACCGTGCTGACCTGGGTCGCCGCCCAGACCGAGCGCATCGACGTCGGTTCGGCCATCTTCCAGATCCCGGCCCGCCAGCCCGCGATGACCGCGATGACCGCCGCCACCCTGGACTCGCTGTCCGGCGGCCGCTTCCGCCTCGGCCTCGGCGTCTCCGGACCGCAGGTCTCCGAGGGCTGGTACGGCGTCAAGTTCGACAAGCCGCTGGCCCGCACCCGCGAGTACGTCGAGATCGTGCGCCGGGCGATGACCCGCGAGCGACTGTCCTACGAGGGCGCGCACTGGACCCTCCCGCTGCCGGACGGCCCGGGCAAGCCGCTCAAGCTGACCGTGCACCCCGAGCGCGAGCACATCCCGCTCTACATCGCCGCGATCGGCCCGAAGAACCTGCAGCAGACCGGCGAGATCGCCGACGGCGCCCTGCTGATCTTCCCGTCCGCGGAACACCTCGAGGACACCGCGGTCAAGCACCTGCGCGCGGGCCGCGAGAAGGCCGGCCTGACCATGGACGGCTTCGACGTCTGCCCGACGCTGCCCCTCGCGCTGGGCCCCGAGGAAGGCGACAAGGACGTGTCGGCCCTGGCCGACATGTTCCGCCCGTACACCGCTCTCTACGTGGGCGGCATGGGCAGCCGCAAGCAGAACTTCTACAACCAGCTCGCCCAGCGCATGGGCTACGAGAAGGAGGCCGCCGAGATCCAGGACAAGTACCTGGCCGGCGACAAGGCGGGCGCGGCGGCCGCCATTCCGCAGCAGCTCATCGACCAGACCACGCTGCTCGGTTCCGTGGACCGCATCGCGGACCGGATGGCGGCCTACGCGGCCGCCGGAGTCACCACGCTCACACTGGCCCCGGCGGGCTTCACGCTGGACGAGCGGCTCGCCTCGCTGCGGGCCGGGTCCGAGGCCCTGGAGCGGGCCGGACTCGCGTAG
- a CDS encoding ferritin-like domain-containing protein, whose protein sequence is MLSAKSLFQEIIDNDESFRLFCSIAASGETQGGWENARIAALVPESERSLAPKITRHGADEDKHGRIFNALMKKRGLTPVEIPPETDYTLLLEKNGIGLAHEKLKRDEPLTVQDIVTYLSHSRVTEQRAADQMVMLRKDFGDHPEIGRAVRMISDDEDNHLAYCHEELLRFAAAGHGRAIQRTLRECALAEVGIYRDVSLAVMGHMGRILGWPRSKAAVLAAGVHAMYAYERLVGWRRMVSLTMPQRRDALGGPATAAPEFA, encoded by the coding sequence ATGCTTTCGGCCAAGAGTCTCTTCCAGGAGATCATCGACAACGACGAGTCGTTCCGGCTCTTCTGCTCCATCGCCGCCAGCGGGGAGACACAGGGAGGCTGGGAGAACGCGCGGATCGCGGCCCTCGTCCCGGAGAGCGAGCGTTCACTCGCACCCAAGATCACCCGGCACGGCGCGGACGAGGACAAGCACGGACGGATTTTCAACGCGCTCATGAAGAAGCGGGGCCTCACTCCCGTCGAGATCCCGCCCGAGACCGACTACACACTTCTGCTGGAGAAGAACGGCATCGGTCTCGCGCACGAAAAGCTCAAGCGCGACGAGCCGCTCACCGTCCAGGACATCGTCACGTATCTCTCGCACAGCAGGGTCACGGAGCAGCGCGCCGCGGACCAGATGGTGATGCTCCGCAAGGACTTCGGGGATCATCCGGAGATCGGCAGGGCGGTGCGGATGATCTCCGACGACGAGGACAACCACCTCGCGTACTGCCACGAGGAACTGCTGCGCTTCGCGGCCGCGGGCCACGGCCGGGCCATCCAGCGGACCCTGCGCGAGTGCGCGCTCGCCGAGGTCGGCATCTACCGGGACGTCAGCCTCGCCGTGATGGGGCACATGGGCCGCATCCTCGGCTGGCCCAGGTCCAAGGCGGCGGTGCTCGCGGCGGGCGTCCACGCCATGTACGCGTACGAGCGCCTGGTCGGCTGGCGGCGGATGGTCTCGCTGACGATGCCGCAGCGGCGCGACGCCCTGGGCGGGCCGGCGACGGCGGCACCCGAGTTCGCCTGA
- the corA gene encoding magnesium/cobalt transporter CorA, with protein sequence MIVDCAIYRDGHRTEGPEDLSDALEEARTCGNAFVWIGLHEPTEREFDLVTEEFGLHPLAVEDALKAHQRPKLEVYDDSLFAVLKPVTYEPDSDTVSSGELMIFLGDSFVVTVRHGDGSPLKTVRQRLEKDPELMRLGPTAVLYSIADATVDHYLEVASELQRDLEEVEAEVFSPNDGGSRNTASRIYTFKRQILEFRRATGPLSPPLTRLAGSGLSSSGVPFVDGKAQPFFRDVNDHLTRVNDSVEGLDRLVSDVLSAHLAQMSVRQNDDMRKISSWAAMAAVPTMIAGIYGMNFEHMPELHWVWAYPVVILLMAVLEVLLFRLFKQRGWL encoded by the coding sequence GTGATCGTCGACTGTGCCATCTACCGGGACGGACACCGGACGGAGGGCCCCGAGGACCTGTCCGACGCGCTGGAAGAGGCTCGTACCTGCGGAAACGCATTCGTGTGGATCGGGCTGCACGAGCCGACGGAGCGCGAGTTCGACCTCGTGACGGAGGAGTTCGGGCTGCACCCGCTGGCGGTCGAGGACGCCCTGAAGGCGCACCAACGGCCGAAACTGGAGGTGTACGACGACTCCCTGTTCGCGGTCCTCAAGCCGGTCACCTACGAGCCGGACAGCGACACCGTGTCCTCGGGCGAACTCATGATCTTCCTGGGTGACTCCTTCGTGGTGACCGTGCGGCACGGAGACGGTTCGCCGCTCAAGACCGTGCGGCAGCGCCTGGAGAAGGACCCTGAGCTGATGCGCCTCGGCCCGACGGCGGTGCTGTACTCGATCGCCGACGCCACCGTCGACCACTACCTGGAGGTGGCGTCGGAGCTGCAGAGGGACCTGGAGGAGGTCGAGGCGGAGGTGTTCTCGCCGAACGACGGCGGGTCCCGGAACACCGCGTCCCGGATCTACACCTTCAAGCGGCAGATCCTGGAGTTCCGCAGGGCCACCGGACCGCTGTCCCCGCCGCTGACCCGTCTCGCGGGCTCGGGCCTCTCCAGCTCGGGGGTGCCCTTCGTCGACGGCAAGGCACAGCCGTTCTTCCGGGACGTCAACGACCACCTGACGCGGGTGAACGACTCCGTGGAGGGCCTGGACCGGCTGGTGTCGGACGTCCTGTCGGCGCACCTGGCACAGATGAGCGTGCGGCAGAACGACGACATGCGGAAGATCTCGTCGTGGGCGGCCATGGCGGCGGTGCCCACGATGATCGCCGGGATCTACGGCATGAACTTCGAGCACATGCCGGAACTGCACTGGGTCTGGGCCTATCCGGTGGTGATCCTGCTGATGGCGGTGCTCGAAGTGCTGCTGTTCCGTCTCTTCAAGCAGCGCGGCTGGCTGTAG
- a CDS encoding histidine phosphatase family protein, with translation MPTLILVRHGRSTANTAGLLAGWTPGVALDERGAAQAAALPGRLGELPLSEVVSSPLQRCQETIQPLLDARPGLRAHSDERIGECHYGDWSGRKLAELAGEPLMEVVQTHPSAAAFPGGESMRSMQTRAAEAVREWNARVERDHGSDAVYLMCSHGDIIKSLVADALGLHLDLFQRISVEPCSITAIRYTRLRPFLVRLGDTGDLTSLAPREEAPGGDATVGGGAGAP, from the coding sequence ATGCCCACCTTGATCCTCGTCCGGCACGGACGTTCCACCGCCAACACCGCGGGGCTGCTCGCCGGGTGGACCCCCGGCGTCGCCCTCGACGAGCGCGGCGCGGCGCAGGCCGCGGCACTGCCCGGGCGCCTCGGGGAACTGCCGCTCTCGGAAGTCGTCAGCAGCCCTCTGCAGCGCTGCCAGGAAACGATTCAGCCGCTCCTCGACGCCCGGCCCGGCCTGCGGGCCCACTCCGACGAGCGTATCGGGGAGTGCCACTACGGAGACTGGTCCGGGCGCAAGCTCGCCGAGCTGGCGGGAGAGCCGCTGATGGAGGTGGTGCAGACGCACCCCTCCGCGGCCGCGTTCCCGGGCGGCGAGTCGATGCGCTCCATGCAGACCCGCGCCGCCGAGGCGGTACGGGAGTGGAACGCGCGCGTGGAGCGCGATCACGGCAGTGACGCCGTGTACCTCATGTGCTCGCACGGCGACATCATCAAGTCTCTGGTCGCGGACGCACTCGGCCTTCATCTGGACCTCTTCCAACGGATCTCCGTAGAACCGTGTTCCATCACCGCGATCCGTTACACCCGGCTGCGGCCGTTTCTCGTGCGCCTCGGTGACACCGGCGATCTCACGTCCCTCGCGCCGCGCGAGGAGGCCCCGGGCGGCGACGCCACGGTCGGGGGCGGTGCGGGCGCACCGTGA
- a CDS encoding DUF3090 domain-containing protein yields MSRQVFLYDPPDRFVAGTVGLPGRRTFFLQASSGPRVTSVALEKTQVAALAERMDELLDEVVRRTGGSAPVPAMAPTEVSDAAPLDTPVEEEFRVGTMALAWDGDEQRMIVEAQALVELDADSEEDLAAAEEELLQDEENGPPMLRVRLTGAQARAFAKRALDVVNAGRPPCPLCSLPLDPEGHVCPRQNGYRREA; encoded by the coding sequence GTGTCCCGTCAGGTGTTCCTCTACGACCCGCCGGACCGTTTCGTGGCCGGTACGGTCGGGCTGCCAGGGCGCCGTACCTTCTTCCTGCAGGCCTCCTCGGGCCCCAGGGTGACGAGCGTGGCCCTGGAGAAGACGCAGGTCGCGGCGCTCGCCGAACGTATGGACGAGCTTCTCGACGAGGTCGTACGGCGTACCGGGGGCAGCGCTCCCGTCCCGGCGATGGCCCCGACGGAGGTCTCCGACGCCGCCCCGCTCGACACCCCCGTCGAGGAGGAGTTCCGGGTCGGCACCATGGCGCTCGCCTGGGACGGTGACGAGCAGCGCATGATCGTCGAGGCGCAGGCCCTCGTGGAGCTGGACGCCGACTCCGAGGAGGACCTGGCCGCCGCCGAGGAGGAGCTCCTCCAGGACGAGGAGAACGGCCCGCCGATGCTGCGGGTCCGCCTCACCGGCGCACAGGCCCGCGCCTTCGCCAAGCGGGCCCTCGACGTCGTCAACGCGGGCCGGCCGCCCTGCCCGCTGTGCAGTCTCCCGCTCGACCCGGAAGGACACGTATGTCCGCGCCAGAACGGATACCGCCGCGAAGCGTGA
- a CDS encoding SCO1664 family protein, which produces MSAPERIPPRSVTTAELLTEGELTVRGRIREASNAVLLCDVSYEGREASCVYKPVAGERPLWDFPDGTLAQREVAAFEVSEATGWGLVPTTVLREGPYGEGMCQLWIEPSGEAGGAELLGLVDAEEPGEGWKAVGLAEVGEGRTALLVHADDERLRRLAVLDAVINNADRKGGHLLPAPGGLLYGIDHGVTFNAENKLRTLLWGWAGEKLTPEAVQVLERLRDALGGTLGGRLAELITETEVDATRARVAALLASGRHPEPSGEWPAIPWPPV; this is translated from the coding sequence ATGTCCGCGCCAGAACGGATACCGCCGCGAAGCGTGACCACGGCCGAGCTGCTCACCGAGGGCGAGCTGACCGTGCGCGGCCGCATCCGTGAGGCCTCGAACGCGGTACTGCTGTGCGACGTGTCGTACGAGGGGCGCGAGGCGTCCTGCGTCTACAAGCCGGTCGCCGGTGAGCGGCCGCTGTGGGACTTCCCCGACGGGACCCTCGCCCAGCGGGAGGTCGCGGCCTTCGAGGTGTCCGAGGCGACCGGCTGGGGGCTCGTCCCGACCACCGTGCTGCGGGAGGGTCCCTACGGCGAGGGCATGTGCCAGCTGTGGATCGAGCCGTCGGGCGAGGCCGGCGGCGCCGAGCTGCTCGGGCTGGTCGACGCCGAGGAGCCCGGCGAGGGCTGGAAGGCCGTGGGTCTCGCCGAGGTCGGCGAGGGGCGTACGGCCCTGCTCGTGCACGCCGACGACGAACGGCTGCGCAGGCTGGCCGTCCTCGACGCGGTGATCAACAACGCCGATCGCAAGGGCGGGCACCTGCTGCCCGCGCCCGGGGGACTGCTGTACGGCATCGACCACGGCGTCACCTTCAACGCCGAGAACAAGCTGCGCACGCTGCTGTGGGGCTGGGCGGGGGAGAAGCTCACCCCGGAGGCGGTGCAGGTCCTGGAGCGGCTCAGGGACGCCCTGGGAGGCACGCTGGGCGGGCGGCTGGCGGAGCTGATCACCGAGACGGAAGTGGACGCCACGCGCGCGCGTGTGGCCGCTCTGCTCGCGTCCGGACGGCATCCGGAGCCCTCGGGGGAGTGGCCCGCGATTCCCTGGCCGCCCGTATAG
- the mshC gene encoding cysteine--1-D-myo-inosityl 2-amino-2-deoxy-alpha-D-glucopyranoside ligase, protein MHAWPASEVPALPGTGRDLRIHDTATGGPVTLDPGPVARIYVCGITPYDATHIGHAATYNAFDLVQRVWLDTKRQVHYVQNVTDVDDPLLERAARDNVDWTALAEQETALFREDMTALRMLPPRQYIGAVEAIPGIVPLVERLRDSGAAYELEGDVYFSVEADPHFGGVSHLDVAAMRLLSAERGGDPDRPGKKNPLDPMLWMAARDGEPSWDGGSLGRGRPGWHIECVAIALDHLGMGFDIQGGGSDLVFPHHEMGASHAQALTGEFPMAKAYVHAGMVALHGQKMSKSKGNLVFVSALRREGVDPAAIRLALLAHHYRADWEWTDQVLQDALARLDRWRAAVSRPDGPSAEALVEEIREALANDLDAPAALAAVDRWAVLQSERGGTDEGAPGVVSRAVDALMGVAL, encoded by the coding sequence ATGCATGCCTGGCCCGCTTCTGAGGTCCCCGCCCTGCCCGGCACGGGCCGCGACCTCCGGATCCACGACACCGCGACCGGTGGTCCCGTGACCCTCGACCCCGGTCCCGTCGCCCGTATCTACGTCTGCGGCATCACGCCGTACGACGCGACCCACATCGGTCACGCGGCGACCTACAACGCGTTCGACCTCGTGCAACGCGTGTGGCTCGACACCAAGCGGCAGGTTCACTACGTCCAGAACGTGACGGACGTCGACGATCCGCTGCTGGAGCGCGCCGCGCGGGACAACGTCGACTGGACCGCTCTCGCCGAGCAGGAGACCGCTCTCTTCCGCGAGGACATGACCGCCCTGCGGATGCTGCCCCCGCGGCAGTACATCGGCGCCGTCGAGGCCATACCCGGGATCGTCCCGCTGGTCGAGCGGCTGCGGGACTCCGGGGCCGCGTACGAGCTCGAGGGCGACGTCTACTTCTCCGTCGAGGCGGACCCGCACTTCGGCGGAGTGTCCCACCTCGACGTGGCGGCGATGCGGCTGCTGTCCGCCGAGCGGGGCGGCGACCCGGACCGTCCGGGCAAGAAGAACCCGCTCGACCCGATGCTGTGGATGGCCGCCCGCGACGGCGAGCCGAGCTGGGACGGCGGCTCGCTCGGCCGGGGCCGGCCCGGCTGGCACATCGAGTGCGTCGCGATCGCGCTCGACCACCTGGGCATGGGCTTCGACATACAGGGCGGCGGCTCCGACCTCGTCTTCCCACACCACGAGATGGGCGCCTCCCACGCGCAGGCCCTGACCGGCGAGTTCCCCATGGCCAAGGCCTACGTGCACGCCGGCATGGTCGCGCTCCACGGTCAGAAGATGTCCAAGTCCAAGGGCAACCTGGTCTTCGTGTCGGCGCTGCGCCGCGAGGGTGTGGACCCGGCCGCCATCCGGCTCGCCCTGCTCGCGCACCACTACCGGGCCGACTGGGAGTGGACCGACCAGGTGCTCCAGGACGCCCTCGCACGGCTCGACCGCTGGCGGGCGGCCGTGTCGCGGCCCGACGGCCCGTCGGCCGAGGCGCTCGTCGAGGAGATCCGCGAGGCCCTCGCGAACGACCTGGACGCACCGGCCGCGCTGGCGGCCGTCGACCGCTGGGCCGTACTCCAGAGCGAGCGGGGCGGTACGGACGAGGGCGCCCCCGGCGTCGTCTCGCGTGCCGTGGACGCCCTGATGGGTGTGGCTCTCTAG
- a CDS encoding superoxide dismutase, with translation MALADRSFARRRLLTSAAAAGGAALLGGTAHAAEPRKKAWPDRFPLPDGFQPEGIAIGSAPFAYFGSLANGDIYRASLATGRGSVISEGPGAGHPAVGLKIDRHGRLFVSGGAGSDLRIVDSRTGRTEKTYAVGGAFVNDVILTPPAAWFTDSFAPRLYRLALDRHGRPGAVTDVPLGGDWQQGPDFTANGIERTPDGSALLVVNVFVGGGTLMRVDPRTGTATAVDLGGAVIPNGDGLLLLGRVLYVVQQQLNAIDVFRLNAAGTRGTAIARITDPRFRIPTTAAAWGDRLYLPNARFDVEPTPGTDYDAVAVPQV, from the coding sequence GTGGCACTCGCAGACCGTTCCTTCGCACGTCGAAGACTCCTCACCTCGGCCGCCGCCGCGGGCGGAGCGGCACTCCTGGGCGGCACGGCGCACGCGGCCGAGCCGCGCAAGAAGGCCTGGCCCGACCGCTTTCCGCTGCCGGACGGCTTCCAGCCGGAGGGCATAGCCATCGGCTCGGCCCCCTTCGCGTACTTCGGGTCGCTGGCCAACGGCGACATCTACCGGGCGAGCCTCGCCACCGGGCGCGGCTCGGTCATCAGCGAGGGTCCCGGCGCGGGACACCCCGCCGTGGGCCTGAAGATCGACCGGCACGGCCGGCTGTTCGTCAGCGGCGGGGCCGGCAGCGACCTGCGTATCGTCGACTCCCGCACGGGAAGGACCGAGAAGACGTACGCCGTCGGCGGCGCGTTCGTGAACGACGTGATCCTCACTCCGCCCGCGGCCTGGTTCACCGACTCGTTCGCGCCCCGGCTCTACCGGCTCGCGCTCGACCGGCACGGCAGGCCCGGAGCCGTCACGGACGTGCCGCTGGGCGGCGACTGGCAGCAGGGCCCGGACTTCACCGCGAACGGCATCGAGCGCACGCCGGACGGCAGCGCGCTCCTGGTGGTGAACGTCTTCGTCGGCGGCGGCACGCTGATGAGGGTGGACCCGCGCACCGGAACCGCCACCGCCGTCGACCTCGGCGGTGCCGTGATCCCCAACGGCGACGGCCTGTTGCTCCTCGGCAGGGTCCTCTACGTGGTCCAGCAACAGCTGAACGCCATCGACGTGTTCCGGCTGAACGCGGCCGGCACCAGGGGCACGGCGATCGCCCGGATCACCGACCCGCGCTTCCGGATCCCGACGACGGCCGCCGCGTGGGGCGACCGGCTGTACCTGCCGAACGCGCGCTTCGACGTCGAACCGACGCCCGGCACTGACTACGACGCGGTGGCGGTACCCCAGGTGTGA
- a CDS encoding PAC2 family protein yields the protein MIELEGVPELVDPVMVAAFEGWNDAGDAASTAVAHLDREWKGEVFAALDAEDYYDFQVNRPTVWLDGGVRKITWPTTRLSVVRVGGDKPRDLVLVRGIEPSMRWRSFCNELLGFAHELGVELVVILGALLGDTPHTRPVPVSGVTSDPDLARTMDLEETKYEGPTGIVGILQEACTHAGVPAVSLWAAVPHYVSQPPNPKATLALLNRLEDLIDMRIPLGELPEDARAWQVGVDQLAAEDSEVAEYVQTLEEARDTAELPEASGEAIAREFERYLRRRDGGGPTAPPGGHATESGDPSTYLRESPAGRTRPPKPQRPGTTDGVPDSAVDGGDSDPGATDNSGSPEGGSGPTNPSDAPDAPGPSDSSGASGPSDSAGPADPSDPSED from the coding sequence GTGATCGAGCTCGAGGGGGTTCCCGAGCTGGTCGACCCGGTCATGGTGGCCGCGTTCGAGGGCTGGAACGACGCCGGCGACGCCGCCTCGACCGCGGTCGCGCATCTGGACAGGGAGTGGAAGGGCGAGGTGTTCGCGGCGCTCGACGCCGAGGACTACTACGACTTCCAGGTGAACCGTCCCACCGTGTGGCTGGACGGCGGCGTACGCAAGATCACCTGGCCGACGACACGGTTGTCGGTGGTCCGCGTCGGCGGCGACAAGCCGCGGGACCTGGTGCTGGTGCGCGGCATCGAACCGTCGATGCGCTGGCGCTCCTTCTGCAACGAACTCCTCGGCTTCGCCCATGAACTGGGCGTGGAGCTGGTGGTGATCCTCGGCGCGCTGCTGGGCGACACCCCGCACACCCGTCCGGTGCCGGTCAGCGGGGTCACCTCCGATCCGGACCTGGCGCGCACGATGGACCTGGAGGAGACCAAGTACGAGGGCCCCACGGGCATCGTCGGCATCCTCCAGGAGGCGTGCACGCATGCGGGAGTACCCGCGGTGTCGCTGTGGGCGGCCGTGCCGCACTACGTCTCGCAGCCCCCGAACCCGAAGGCGACGCTGGCCCTCCTGAACCGCCTGGAGGACCTCATCGACATGCGGATCCCGCTGGGCGAGCTTCCCGAGGACGCCAGGGCCTGGCAGGTGGGCGTGGACCAGCTGGCCGCGGAGGACAGCGAGGTCGCCGAGTACGTACAGACGCTGGAGGAGGCCCGGGACACCGCCGAGCTGCCGGAGGCGTCGGGCGAGGCGATCGCCCGCGAGTTCGAGCGCTACCTGCGCAGACGGGACGGGGGTGGTCCGACGGCGCCGCCCGGCGGCCACGCCACGGAGAGCGGCGACCCCTCCACGTATCTGCGTGAGAGTCCGGCCGGCCGGACCAGGCCGCCGAAGCCGCAGCGGCCCGGGACCACCGACGGCGTCCCCGACAGCGCCGTGGACGGCGGGGACTCGGACCCGGGCGCCACGGACAACTCCGGCTCTCCCGAGGGCGGATCGGGCCCCACGAACCCGTCCGACGCGCCCGACGCGCCCGGCCCTTCGGACTCCTCCGGAGCCTCCGGCCCCTCCGACTCCGCGGGTCCTGCCGACCCCTCCGATCCCTCGGAGGACTGA